A stretch of the Pseudorasbora parva isolate DD20220531a chromosome 13, ASM2467924v1, whole genome shotgun sequence genome encodes the following:
- the plin3 gene encoding mannose-6-phosphate receptor binding protein 1 isoform X2, with protein MTRRLPHSARAGQRGTTEINNRMADNVKTGEMDTEESQSVVSRMSNLPLVSSACGAVYNAYSTTKDSVPLLKGVMEVAESGVRTLGAAASTGSKPILDRLEPQIAVVNEYAMKGLDKVEENLPILQQPADKLVSNTVGMVYQSVTGAKDAVVGAVLGGVEKTRMAVTGGINTVMGSRVGQMVSNGVDKALTHSEDWVDQNLPLSEKELAALAEPRPGEEEGFIVTTNPSYFVRLGKLSAKVRERALEQSLLRARKARDTTHVTVTQMTSTLDLLESARATLASASQQLGGAPEQLLQRWKEWKEGQPKELQEKVTEETEVDAAKAKGEELEWRALSMVRGLSDQLKVACSGAVSSVQGLPGTVQEQLLNARHTAEELQASLSSTRTLTPILLQQTRQQIGQVRQSLDGVVEYLLNNTPLNWLVGPFAPQITEKDN; from the exons ATGACTAGACGACTCCCACATTCAGCACGCGCGGGTCAGCGAGGGACAACAGAGATCAATAACAG AATGGCAGACAATGTGAAGACAGGAGAGATGGACACAGAGGAATCACAG AGTGTGGTATCCCGAATGAGCAACCTGCCGCTTGTGAGTTCAGCATGTGGCGCAGTGTATAATGCTTACAGCACTACTAAAGACAGTGTGCCACTCCTGAAAGGAGTAATGGAGGTGGCAGAGAGCGGAGTGCGAACACTAGGTGCTGCTGCTTCAACGGGTTCCAAACCAATACTAGACCGGCTGGAACCTCAGA TTGCAGTAGTAAATGAATATGCCATGAAAGGTCTGGACAAGGTAGAAGAAAACCTTCCAATTTTACAACAACCAGCAGACAAG cTGGTATCCAACACAGTGGGCATGGTGTACCAGTCCGTAACGGGAGCAAAGGATGCTGTGGTGGGAGCCGTGCTGGGGGGTGTGGAAAAGACACGTATGGCTGTGACCGGAGGGATAAACACTGTCATGGGAAGCCGTGTTGGCCAGATGGTCAGTAATGGTGTAGATAAGGCCCTTACCCACTCTGAAGACTGGGTGGACCAGAACCTTCCACTTAGTGAAAAGGAGCTTG CTGCATTGGCTGAACCGAGGCCAGGTGAGGAGGAAGGGTTCATAGTAACTACTAACCCCAGCTACTTCGTCCGCCTGGGTAAGCTGTCTGCCAAAGTTCGGGAGAGGGCGCTTGAGCAGTCCCTTCTTAGGGCCCGCAAGGCCAGGGACACTACGCATGTGACTGTGACTCAAATGACCAGCACTTTGGACCTGCTGGAAAGTGCCCGGGCTACTTTGGCCAGTGCCAGCCAGCAGCTAGGGGGCGCTCCGGAGCAGTTACTTCAGCGATGGAAAGAGTGGAAGGAAGGGCAGCCGAAAGAACTGCAGGAAAAAGTAACAGAAGAGACAGAGGTGGATGCTGCAAAAGCCAAGGGAGAG GAGCTGGAGTGGAGAGCCCTGTCCATGGTACGGGGTTTGAGTGATCAGCTAAAGGTAGCATGTTCAGGTGCTGTGTCCAGCGTACAGGGGCTCCCAGGCACTGTGCAGGAACAGCTTCTGAATGCTCGGCATACAGCTGAAGAACTCCAGGCATCACTGAGCAGCACCAGGACACTCACACCCATTCTCTTACAGCAGACGCGTCAGCAGATAGGCCAG
- the rgl1 gene encoding ral guanine nucleotide dissociation stimulator-like 1 isoform X2 produces MREALTMKFAWKAKMSSVQDWGEEVEEGAIYNVTLKRVQIQQAANKGARWLGAEGDRLPPGHTVSQLETCKIRSIRAGTLERLVETLLTAFGDNDLTYTSIFLSTYRAFATTHSVLELLLDRYGSFEDCEGEHNQCRTGESRGAVRTALASILRAWLDQCPEDFQEPPSYPSLHRVLGFLQKAMPGSEPMRRAQSLLEQLRVQASLENETEGGFQYANPFCLGEDEEVEIDLQEDFFSFEIDLVAEQLTYMDALLFKKVVPHHCLGSIWSQRDKKDGKQSAPTIRATITQFNAVTACVVSTILRQRQIRPHLRARIIQRWIDIAQECRIRKNFSSLRAIVSALQSNPIYRLKRTWASVSKDSMQMFEELSDIFSDQNNYLTSRELLMREGTSKFASIDSCAKDHQKRSQKRLQLQKEMGAMQGTIPYLGTFLTDLTMLDTALPDQVEGGLINFEKRRREFEVIAQIKLLQSACNSYCLTPDPTFLRWFKSQPQHSEEESYALSCEVERLGDNSPTSPKPRKSMVKRLSLLFLGPDSTNASSPARESPRSPPTGSSGESMDSVSVSSSDSSPSESEGMTPTHSIGTHLKKLSESSSCTSLHSMDTSSSTASASISLASPTLPGPPCNHRRSMSLTPLTPTSPSFPPAYNTQAQDACIIRVSLEQGNGNLYKSIMLTSQDKTPAVIYRAMAKHNLEGEQAADYELVQVISEERELVIPDNANVFYAMSTSANFDFLLRLRGSEGRPVQLRSRCSSTLPRTQQRSSLSLRLSKVTL; encoded by the exons ATGAGAGAGGCCCTCACCATGAAATTCGCTTGGAAAGCTAAAATG AGCTCTGTGCAGGACTGGGGAGAGGAGGTCGAGGAAGGAGCCATATACAACGTGACTCTAAAGAGGGTCCAAATTCAGCAGGCGGCTAACAAAGGCGCGAGATGGCTGGGG GCAGAGGGAGACCGCTTGCCCCCAGGTCACACGGTCAGTCAGTTGGAGACGTGTAAGATCAGGAGTATACGGGCGGGGACACTTGAACGCTTGGTAGAGACGCTCCTCACAGCGTTTGGTGATAATGACCTGACCTACACCAGCATCTTCCTCTCCACATACAGGGCCTTTGCCACCACACACAGTGTACTGGAACTGCTGCTGGACAG GTATGGTAGTTTTGAGGATTGTGAGGGGGAGCATAACCAGTGTCGGACTGGAGAGAGCAGAGGCGCTGTGAGAAC tgctTTGGCCTCTATTCTAAGAGCCTGGTTGGATCAGTGTCCAGAGGACTTCCAGGAACCTCCATCATATCCGAGTTTGCATCGTGTGCTGGGTTTCCTGCAGAAGGCCATGCCGGGCTCAGAGCCAATGCGCCGGGCTCAGAGTCTGCTAGAACAATTGCGTGTCCAAGCCAGCCTAGAGAATGAGACTGAAG GAGGCTTTCAGTACGCCAACCCATTCTGCCTTGGGGAAGATGAGGAAGTGGAGATCGATTTGCAGGAGGACTTCTTCTCCTTTGAGATTGACCTTGTAGCAGAGCAACTGACCTATATGGATGCG CTTTTATTTAAGAAGGTGGTTCCCCATCACTGTTTGGGCTCTATCTGGTCCCAGCGGGATAAAAAGGATGGCAAACAGAGCGCGCCCACCATACGTGCCACCATCACCCAATTTAATGCAGTAACAGCGTGTGTGGTCAGCACCATCCTTCGCCAGCGTCAGATACGGCCACATTTGCGCGCTCGCATTATCCAGCGCTGGATTGACATTGCACAG GAGTGTCGCATTCGTAAGAACTTCTCGTCTTTGAGAGCCATTGTGTCGGCGCTGCAGTCCAACCCCATCTACAGACTAAAGAGAACGTGGGCCTCTGTTTCCAA AGACAGCATGCAGATGTTTGAAGAGCTTTCTGATATCTTCTCTGACCAGAATAATTACCTGACAAGCCGGGAACTGCTAATGAGG GAGGGCACCTCGAAATTTGCCAGTATTGACAGCTGTGCCAAAGACCACCAGAAAAGATCCCAAAAGAGACTGCAGTTACAGAAAGAGATG GGTGCCATGCAGGGGACGATCCCATACCTGGGTACATTTCTCACAGATCTGACCATGCTTGATACAGCACTGCCTGACCAAGTGGAG GGAGGACTGATTAATTTCGAAAAGCGGCGCAGA GAGTTTGAAGTGATCGCTCAGATTAAGCTCCTGCAGTCTGCGTGCAACAGTTACtgtctgacccctgaccccacaTTTCTGCGCTGGTTTAAAAGTCAGCCTCAGCACTCAGAGGAGGAgag CTATGCACTGTCATGTGAAGTTGAAAGATTAGGAGACAACAGCCCTACATCTCCAAAACCCCGCAAGAGTATGGTGAAGAGATTGAGCCT ACTCTTCTTAGGACCTGATTCCACGAACGCAAGCTCTCCTGCGCGGGAAAGTCCTCGGTCGCCTCCTACTGGCAGCTCTGGGGAGAGCATGGACTCAGTCAGTGTGTCTTCCAGTGACTCCAGTCCCTCAGAGAGTGAAGGCATGACACCCACACACTCTATAGGCACTCATCTTAAGAAG CTGTCCGAGTCTTCCTCTTGCACCTCATTGCACTCCATGGACACCTCCTCCTCTACAGCCAGCGCTTCTATATCTCTGGCCTCCCCGACCTTGCCCGGGCCCCCCTGCAATCATCGGCGCTCAATGTCGCTGACGCCCTTGACCCCCACATCACCCAGTTTTCCACCTGCCTATAACACACAAGCTCAGGATGCATGCATCATCCGAGTAAGCCTTGAACAGGGAAACGGCAACCTCTACAAGAGTATCATG TTGACCAGTCAAGACAAAACTCCAGCAGTCATATATCGAGCCATGGCCAAACACAACCTGGAGGGTGAGCAGGCTGCCGACTACGAGCTGGTGCAGGTCATCTCTGAGGAGAGAG AGTTGGTCATCCCTGACAACGCCAATGTGTTTTACGCCATGAGCACGTCTGCAAACTTTGACTTCCTGTTGCGTCTTCGTGGTTCTGAGGGGAGGCCGGTTCAGCTGCGCAGTCGTTGCAGCTCCACACTACCACGCACGCAGCAACGCTCCAGTCTGTCCCTCAGGCTCAGCAAGGTCACGCTGTGA
- the rgl1 gene encoding ral guanine nucleotide dissociation stimulator-like 1 isoform X1, translating to MISHYPLASLLPWPPIPHFLDLDGEGGVALQRYQPRSPESSPRYWSSVQDWGEEVEEGAIYNVTLKRVQIQQAANKGARWLGAEGDRLPPGHTVSQLETCKIRSIRAGTLERLVETLLTAFGDNDLTYTSIFLSTYRAFATTHSVLELLLDRYGSFEDCEGEHNQCRTGESRGAVRTALASILRAWLDQCPEDFQEPPSYPSLHRVLGFLQKAMPGSEPMRRAQSLLEQLRVQASLENETEGGFQYANPFCLGEDEEVEIDLQEDFFSFEIDLVAEQLTYMDALLFKKVVPHHCLGSIWSQRDKKDGKQSAPTIRATITQFNAVTACVVSTILRQRQIRPHLRARIIQRWIDIAQECRIRKNFSSLRAIVSALQSNPIYRLKRTWASVSKDSMQMFEELSDIFSDQNNYLTSRELLMREGTSKFASIDSCAKDHQKRSQKRLQLQKEMGAMQGTIPYLGTFLTDLTMLDTALPDQVEGGLINFEKRRREFEVIAQIKLLQSACNSYCLTPDPTFLRWFKSQPQHSEEESYALSCEVERLGDNSPTSPKPRKSMVKRLSLLFLGPDSTNASSPARESPRSPPTGSSGESMDSVSVSSSDSSPSESEGMTPTHSIGTHLKKLSESSSCTSLHSMDTSSSTASASISLASPTLPGPPCNHRRSMSLTPLTPTSPSFPPAYNTQAQDACIIRVSLEQGNGNLYKSIMLTSQDKTPAVIYRAMAKHNLEGEQAADYELVQVISEERELVIPDNANVFYAMSTSANFDFLLRLRGSEGRPVQLRSRCSSTLPRTQQRSSLSLRLSKVTL from the exons ATGATCTCGCACTACCCACTGGCATCGCTGCTCCCCTGGCCGCCCATCCCACACTTCCTGGACCTAGATGGGGAGGGAGGGGTGGCCCTGCAGAGGTACCAGCCACGGTCACCGGAGAGCAGCCCTCGATACTGG AGCTCTGTGCAGGACTGGGGAGAGGAGGTCGAGGAAGGAGCCATATACAACGTGACTCTAAAGAGGGTCCAAATTCAGCAGGCGGCTAACAAAGGCGCGAGATGGCTGGGG GCAGAGGGAGACCGCTTGCCCCCAGGTCACACGGTCAGTCAGTTGGAGACGTGTAAGATCAGGAGTATACGGGCGGGGACACTTGAACGCTTGGTAGAGACGCTCCTCACAGCGTTTGGTGATAATGACCTGACCTACACCAGCATCTTCCTCTCCACATACAGGGCCTTTGCCACCACACACAGTGTACTGGAACTGCTGCTGGACAG GTATGGTAGTTTTGAGGATTGTGAGGGGGAGCATAACCAGTGTCGGACTGGAGAGAGCAGAGGCGCTGTGAGAAC tgctTTGGCCTCTATTCTAAGAGCCTGGTTGGATCAGTGTCCAGAGGACTTCCAGGAACCTCCATCATATCCGAGTTTGCATCGTGTGCTGGGTTTCCTGCAGAAGGCCATGCCGGGCTCAGAGCCAATGCGCCGGGCTCAGAGTCTGCTAGAACAATTGCGTGTCCAAGCCAGCCTAGAGAATGAGACTGAAG GAGGCTTTCAGTACGCCAACCCATTCTGCCTTGGGGAAGATGAGGAAGTGGAGATCGATTTGCAGGAGGACTTCTTCTCCTTTGAGATTGACCTTGTAGCAGAGCAACTGACCTATATGGATGCG CTTTTATTTAAGAAGGTGGTTCCCCATCACTGTTTGGGCTCTATCTGGTCCCAGCGGGATAAAAAGGATGGCAAACAGAGCGCGCCCACCATACGTGCCACCATCACCCAATTTAATGCAGTAACAGCGTGTGTGGTCAGCACCATCCTTCGCCAGCGTCAGATACGGCCACATTTGCGCGCTCGCATTATCCAGCGCTGGATTGACATTGCACAG GAGTGTCGCATTCGTAAGAACTTCTCGTCTTTGAGAGCCATTGTGTCGGCGCTGCAGTCCAACCCCATCTACAGACTAAAGAGAACGTGGGCCTCTGTTTCCAA AGACAGCATGCAGATGTTTGAAGAGCTTTCTGATATCTTCTCTGACCAGAATAATTACCTGACAAGCCGGGAACTGCTAATGAGG GAGGGCACCTCGAAATTTGCCAGTATTGACAGCTGTGCCAAAGACCACCAGAAAAGATCCCAAAAGAGACTGCAGTTACAGAAAGAGATG GGTGCCATGCAGGGGACGATCCCATACCTGGGTACATTTCTCACAGATCTGACCATGCTTGATACAGCACTGCCTGACCAAGTGGAG GGAGGACTGATTAATTTCGAAAAGCGGCGCAGA GAGTTTGAAGTGATCGCTCAGATTAAGCTCCTGCAGTCTGCGTGCAACAGTTACtgtctgacccctgaccccacaTTTCTGCGCTGGTTTAAAAGTCAGCCTCAGCACTCAGAGGAGGAgag CTATGCACTGTCATGTGAAGTTGAAAGATTAGGAGACAACAGCCCTACATCTCCAAAACCCCGCAAGAGTATGGTGAAGAGATTGAGCCT ACTCTTCTTAGGACCTGATTCCACGAACGCAAGCTCTCCTGCGCGGGAAAGTCCTCGGTCGCCTCCTACTGGCAGCTCTGGGGAGAGCATGGACTCAGTCAGTGTGTCTTCCAGTGACTCCAGTCCCTCAGAGAGTGAAGGCATGACACCCACACACTCTATAGGCACTCATCTTAAGAAG CTGTCCGAGTCTTCCTCTTGCACCTCATTGCACTCCATGGACACCTCCTCCTCTACAGCCAGCGCTTCTATATCTCTGGCCTCCCCGACCTTGCCCGGGCCCCCCTGCAATCATCGGCGCTCAATGTCGCTGACGCCCTTGACCCCCACATCACCCAGTTTTCCACCTGCCTATAACACACAAGCTCAGGATGCATGCATCATCCGAGTAAGCCTTGAACAGGGAAACGGCAACCTCTACAAGAGTATCATG TTGACCAGTCAAGACAAAACTCCAGCAGTCATATATCGAGCCATGGCCAAACACAACCTGGAGGGTGAGCAGGCTGCCGACTACGAGCTGGTGCAGGTCATCTCTGAGGAGAGAG AGTTGGTCATCCCTGACAACGCCAATGTGTTTTACGCCATGAGCACGTCTGCAAACTTTGACTTCCTGTTGCGTCTTCGTGGTTCTGAGGGGAGGCCGGTTCAGCTGCGCAGTCGTTGCAGCTCCACACTACCACGCACGCAGCAACGCTCCAGTCTGTCCCTCAGGCTCAGCAAGGTCACGCTGTGA
- the plin3 gene encoding mannose-6-phosphate receptor binding protein 1 isoform X1: protein MTRRLPHSARAGQRGTTEINNRMADNVKTGEMDTEESQVTQEQQSVVSRMSNLPLVSSACGAVYNAYSTTKDSVPLLKGVMEVAESGVRTLGAAASTGSKPILDRLEPQIAVVNEYAMKGLDKVEENLPILQQPADKLVSNTVGMVYQSVTGAKDAVVGAVLGGVEKTRMAVTGGINTVMGSRVGQMVSNGVDKALTHSEDWVDQNLPLSEKELAALAEPRPGEEEGFIVTTNPSYFVRLGKLSAKVRERALEQSLLRARKARDTTHVTVTQMTSTLDLLESARATLASASQQLGGAPEQLLQRWKEWKEGQPKELQEKVTEETEVDAAKAKGEELEWRALSMVRGLSDQLKVACSGAVSSVQGLPGTVQEQLLNARHTAEELQASLSSTRTLTPILLQQTRQQIGQVRQSLDGVVEYLLNNTPLNWLVGPFAPQITEKDN from the exons ATGACTAGACGACTCCCACATTCAGCACGCGCGGGTCAGCGAGGGACAACAGAGATCAATAACAG AATGGCAGACAATGTGAAGACAGGAGAGATGGACACAGAGGAATCACAGGTGACTCAGGAACAACAG AGTGTGGTATCCCGAATGAGCAACCTGCCGCTTGTGAGTTCAGCATGTGGCGCAGTGTATAATGCTTACAGCACTACTAAAGACAGTGTGCCACTCCTGAAAGGAGTAATGGAGGTGGCAGAGAGCGGAGTGCGAACACTAGGTGCTGCTGCTTCAACGGGTTCCAAACCAATACTAGACCGGCTGGAACCTCAGA TTGCAGTAGTAAATGAATATGCCATGAAAGGTCTGGACAAGGTAGAAGAAAACCTTCCAATTTTACAACAACCAGCAGACAAG cTGGTATCCAACACAGTGGGCATGGTGTACCAGTCCGTAACGGGAGCAAAGGATGCTGTGGTGGGAGCCGTGCTGGGGGGTGTGGAAAAGACACGTATGGCTGTGACCGGAGGGATAAACACTGTCATGGGAAGCCGTGTTGGCCAGATGGTCAGTAATGGTGTAGATAAGGCCCTTACCCACTCTGAAGACTGGGTGGACCAGAACCTTCCACTTAGTGAAAAGGAGCTTG CTGCATTGGCTGAACCGAGGCCAGGTGAGGAGGAAGGGTTCATAGTAACTACTAACCCCAGCTACTTCGTCCGCCTGGGTAAGCTGTCTGCCAAAGTTCGGGAGAGGGCGCTTGAGCAGTCCCTTCTTAGGGCCCGCAAGGCCAGGGACACTACGCATGTGACTGTGACTCAAATGACCAGCACTTTGGACCTGCTGGAAAGTGCCCGGGCTACTTTGGCCAGTGCCAGCCAGCAGCTAGGGGGCGCTCCGGAGCAGTTACTTCAGCGATGGAAAGAGTGGAAGGAAGGGCAGCCGAAAGAACTGCAGGAAAAAGTAACAGAAGAGACAGAGGTGGATGCTGCAAAAGCCAAGGGAGAG GAGCTGGAGTGGAGAGCCCTGTCCATGGTACGGGGTTTGAGTGATCAGCTAAAGGTAGCATGTTCAGGTGCTGTGTCCAGCGTACAGGGGCTCCCAGGCACTGTGCAGGAACAGCTTCTGAATGCTCGGCATACAGCTGAAGAACTCCAGGCATCACTGAGCAGCACCAGGACACTCACACCCATTCTCTTACAGCAGACGCGTCAGCAGATAGGCCAG